In Sphingomonas sp. JUb134, the sequence CAGGCACCGTGTTCGACTTCCGCACGCCGCACCAGATCGGCGAGCGGGTGCGCGACGCCCGCGACATCCAGATGGTCTACGGCCGCGGCTACGACCATAATTGGGTGATCGGCGACCGCGTCACCCCGGACCAGCACCTGATGGCGCGCGTCCACGATCCTCTGTCGGGTCGCGGGTTCGAACTCTGGTCCAACCAGCCGGGCCTGCAATTCTATTCCGGCAACTTCATCAACGGCACCGTCACGGGCAAGGCGCAGCGCATCTACCGCGGCGGCGACGCGCTCGTGCTGGAGCCGCAGCTGTTTCCGGACACGGTGAACCAGCCTGCGTTCGGGTCCGCACGGCTCGACCCGGGCCAAACCTATCGCAACACCATGACCTATCGCTTCTCCACGGGGCAGGTCACCCCGCCCCAGCAGCGCTAATCCTCAGGAGCCCCGAACATGACTCGTTTCCTGCTGCTCGCCGGCGCCGCCTTTGCCACGATCACCGCTTCGCTACCGGCCGACGCACGCGACCTCTGGACCCCGACCCAGGCCAAGAGCTGGTACGGCAAGCAGCCGTGGATGGTGGGCGCCAACTACACCAACCGCGGCGCGATCAACCAGTTCGAGATGTGGCAGCCAGAGACCTTCAACCCGCAGCAGATCGACCAGGAACTCGGCTGGGCCCAGGACATGGGCATGAACGTCATGCGCGTCTACCTCCACAACATGCTGTGGGAGAATGACGCGGCGGGCCTCAAGCAGCGGATGGACCAGTTCCTGCAGATCGCGGACAAGCACAAGATCCGCGTCCTGTTCGTGCTGTTCGACAGCTGCTGGGATCCCAACCCGGTGGCAGGGCCGCAGCGCCCGCCGATCCCCGGCGTCCACAACTCCGGCTGGATGCAGGCGCCGGGCGCCGCGCGGCTCGCGGACGCCAGCCAGTACGACAAGCTTGAAGGCTATGTGAAGGATGTCGTCGGCACCTTCGCAAACGACAAGCGCGTGCTCGGCTGGGACGTGTGGAACGAGCCCAACAACGAAGGCGGCGGCGGCGGCTCCTACAAGCCTACCCCGAACAAGACCGCGCTGGTCGCGGGGCTGCTGGGCCGCGTGTTCGACTGGGCGCGCAGCGTCGACCCCACCCAGCCGCTCACCAGCGGCGTCTGGATCGGCGAACATTGGGACAAGGCCGAGACGCTGGACGCGGTCGAGCGCATCCAGCTCAGCCAGTCCGACATCAACAGCTTCCACGACTATAACTGGCCGGAACAGTGGGAAACCCGCGCAAAGCAGGTGTTGAGCTATGGCCGCCCCGTCTTCTGCACCGAATATATGGCGCGCGGGAACGGATCGACGTTCGACGGGTCGCTGCCGCTCGGCAAGAAGTACGACATCGCGATGTTCAACTGGGGCTTCGTCGACGGCAAGACCCAGACCCGCATGCCGTGGGACAGCTGGAAGAAGCCCTACACCTATGAGGAGCCGACCGTCTGGTTCCACGAGGTGCTGCGCGCGGACGGCACTCCGTATCGCAAGGCGGAGGTCGACCTGATCAAGCGCCTCACCACCGAAGCGAACGGCACCCGCCGCCGCTGACTCTCGAAGGGCCGGGTCCGCACACGCGGCCCGGCCTTTTCGTTATTCCTCTCGCCCGGCCTCCATTCCTGCACCGCATCGGGACTCCCCGCCTGATTGACCGCAGAACATGGTTTACACCAGCTTCGTCTTGTTTGACCCTCTCGCCAATGTCCGTCGTGTGGGAGAGCCCGATGCGCCGACTGCCGTCCTTCGCCGCTGCCCTTTCGCTGCTCGCGCTCGCAGGCTGTGACCGGACCGATCCCGGCGCCGACAACGTCGCTGCGCTGGACGCGGAACTGACTGGGGACGACCAGGCGGCCGCCGCACTCGGCAATCGCATCCTCGTGGATCCCAGGCGGCTCTCTGGCACGAACCAGGGAAGCGCAAAGGCGGGGGCCGGGCCCCGCCCCGGTACGTCGGCGAACCCCGCCACGGAGCGGTTGCTGGCAGCGCCCCCAGCCAAGCGTGCCGGCTCCTGCCCCGAGTGCGACGCCGCGCGCCGCGCCGTCACCCTCGCTGCATCGTCCCGGCGCGAGAGGACGGCGCCGGTCGAGTGCACGCGCAGCCTCACCTACGCGACCGACTGGGCAAAGCGGCTGCCGCCCGACCTGCCGCTCCACCCGCAAGCGACGCTCACCGAGGCAGCGGGCAGCCAGGTGTCCGGCTGCCAGTTCCGCGTGGTCAGCTTCACGGTCGAGGCGCCGCTCGGGCAGCTCGTCGACTGGTACTACACCCGCGCCACCCGCGCCGGCTATGCGAGCGGCCACCAGCTCGACGGCAACGAGCATGTGCTCGCCGGCAGCCGCGGGCGCGACGGCGGCGTCTATGTGCTGTTCCTCGCCCCCGACGGCCCCCGCACCAACATCGACATGGTGCTGAACAAGGGCGTTTGAAGCGTTCCCAGCACCACGCGCCTGTTCAGCCGCGCGCCGATGCGCTAGGCGCAGCCGATCATGGGCAATCTTTTAATCGTCATGCTCGGCGGCGCAGTCGGCGCCGGGCTGCGCCATCTGTTCGGGCGCGCCGCGCTCGTCCTCTTCGGCCCCGGCTGGCCGTGGGGGACGCTCGGCGTCAACCTGATCGGCGGTTTCGCCATGGGCCTGCTGGTCGCGGTGCTCGCGCGCGGCGCGCTGGGCGGTGAGACCGGGCGGCTTCTGCTCGGCGTCGGCGTGCTCGGCGGCTTCACCACCTTTTCGGCCTTTTCGCTCGATGCGGCGCTGATGATCGAGCGCGGCGAACTCGCCTCGGCGCTCGCCTATGTCGCCGCCTCGGTCGCCGGCGCGATCCTCGCGCTGTTCGCCGGCCTCTCGCTTGGAAGGATCGCCGCATGAGCGACACGCCCAACGCCGTCCGCCAGTTCACCGTCGGTGCCGACGACGACGGCGTCCGCCTCGATCGCTGGTTCAAGCGGCACCTGCCCGACGTCAGCTTCAACACCGTGTCGCGCTGGGCGCGGACCGGCCAGCTGCGCGTCGACGGCGCCCGCGCGACGCCCGGCGACCGGGTGGCCGAGGGCCAGCAGATCCGCGTCCCCCCGCCCGAGCCGGAAAAGGCCCCGCGTTCAAAGGCCCAGCGCCCGCCGCTCGCGCCGGAGCAGGTCGAACTCGCCCAGTCGATGGTCATCCACCGCGACGCGCAGGCGATCGTGCTCAACAAGCCGCCCGGCCTCGCGACGCAAGGCGGCACCAAGACGCACGACCATGTCGACGGATTGCTCGACGCGCTTCAGTTCGACGCGGAAGGCCGGCCCAAGCTCGTCCACCGCCTCGACAAGGACACGTCGGGCGCGCTGCTGCTTGCCCGCACGTCGCGTGCCGCCGCCTTCTTCTCGAAGCATTTCTCCGGCCGCTCGGCGCGCAAGACCTATTGGGCGCTGGTGATCGGCGTGCCCGACATCGACGACGGCATGATCGACCTGCCGCTTGCCAAGCAGCCCGGCAGCGGCGGCGAGAAGATGCACGTGGACGAGGAAGCGGGCCAGCCCGCCCGCTCGCGCTACCGCGTGATCGAGCGCGTCGGCAATCGCGCCGCCTGGGTGGAGCTGCAGCCCTATACCGGCCGTACCCACCAGCTGCGCGTCCACATGAGCGCGATCGGCCACCCGATCGTCGGCGACGGCAAGTACGGCGGCGCAGCGGCGTTCCTGACCGGGGGCGTCAGCCGCAAGATGCACCTCCACGCCCGCCGCATCCGCATCGATCATCCCGATGGCGGCAAGATCGACGTGACGGCCGAACTGCCGCAGCACTTCGCCGAGAGCATCGAGCTGCTGGGCTTCGACATGGCGCTCGGCAATGCGCTGGCGGAGGAAACGCCCCCGCCCCCCAGCCGCGCGGTGGAAAAGGCCAAGGCCAAGGCGCATGCCAAGACCGTCCGCAAGGAGCGCCGCGGCGAGCGTCGCAGCCGGGGACGCGGATGACGCGACTCGCGGTATTCGACTGCGACGGCACGCTGGTCGACAGCCAGGCGAACATCTGCCGCGCGATGGAGCTGGCCTTCGGTTCCGCGCAGCTGCCGCTGCCGGACCGCGCCGCGATCCGCCGCATCGTCGGCCTGAGCCTGGTCGAGGCCGTCGCCCGACTCGCCCCAGACGTGGAACCGGCGCTGCACGCGTCCGTCGCGGAGGACTATAAGCGCCATTTCCGCGCGATGCGGACCGACGGCGGCCTCGCCGACGAGCCGCTGTTCGACGGCGTCCGTGTGGCGATCGAACGGCTCCTCGCAGACGGCTGGCTGCTGGGCGTCGCCACCGGAAAGTCCGATCGCGGGCTCGCACTGATCCTCGAGCATCATGGCTTTTCCGACCATTTCGTCACGCTCCAGACGGCCGACCGCCACCCGTCCAAGCCGCATCCTTCCATGCTGGAGCTGGCGATGACGGAGGCGGGTGCCGATCCGGAGAACACCGTGATGATCGGCGACACCAGCTTCGACATCGCCATGGCCGCCGCCGCCGGGGTGCACCCGATCGGCGTCGCCTGGGGCTATCACACGGTCGCCGAGCTCACCGCCGCCGGCGCGCGCCACGTCCTCGACCATGCCTCGGCACTTCCGGCGCTGGCCGACACGCTGTGCCCCCTGCCCGTCGCGATGCGCGCATGAGCGCCGATCCCGCCCGCAATCGCTGGCTGGTGCTCGTGCTGGTCCGCATCGTCGCCTCGGCCGGCGCGGTGCTGGGGCTCATGCTGCTGACGCGCGCGGCCGAATGGCCGCCCAAGCTGCTGGGTGTCGCGATCGTGCTGTGCGCGCTGTACGTGATGGCGGTGGTGCCCCGCGCCCTGGCACACCGCTGGAGGACCCCGCCCAAGCCATGAAGCGCTTCTGGAAAACCGTCACGATCGAGCCCACCGACGCCGGCCTCGGCATTGCCCTCGACGGGCGCCCCGTCCGCACGCCCGGTCGCGTCCCGCTGGCGCTCCCGACGCCCGCGCTTGCTCAGGCGGTGGCGGACGAATGGAGCGCGGTCGCGGACCGGCTCGATCCGCGCGCGATGCCGCTCACCGGCCTCGCCAACGCCGCGATCGACCGGATCGCCCCCGATCCCGCCGCTTTCGCGGCCGGCCTGGCCGCCTATGGCGAGAGCGACCTGCTCTGCTACCGCGCCGAGGATCCCGAGCCGCTGGTCGCGCGCCAGCAAGCCGCCTGGGACCCCGTGCTCGCCTGGGCCCGCCAGCGCTACGACGTGACCTTCGCGATCACCGCCGGCGTGATGCACGTCGTCCAGCCCCCCGCCACCGTCGCGCGACTCGCCGAGGCTACGGCCGCTCGCGACGCCTTCGCGCTCGCCGGCCTCTCGCCGATCGTCACCGTCACCGGCTCGCTGGTGCTGGCACTTGCGCTCTCCGAACGCGCCTTCGATGCCGAGACGGTGTGGAACGCCGCCCATGTCGACGAGGACTGGCAGGTCGAACGCTGGGGCGAGGATCCGCTCGCGACCGAAGCGCGCCTGATCCGCCGCCGCGACTATGACGCCGCCGTTCAGTTCCTGGACGCGCTTCGGTAGGACCACCGCCCCGCCGTATCCCCGCGCAGGCGGGGATCCGGGGTGCATCAGAACAACGGTCGGCAGCTCCCGGAACCCTGAGCTCCCGCATGCGCGGGAGCACGGAAGGCCCCTCAATCCTCCTGGATCAGGCTCCGGTGGCGCGTGTCCCGCATGCGCAGGTACACGATCAGCGACACCCCGATCATCGCCGTCACATACCAGTAGAAGCCGCGCTCCCACCCGGCATCCTTGAAGCTCAGCGCGACATATTCCGCCGTCCCGCCGAACAGCGTGTTGGCGAGCGCATAGGGCAGCGCCACGCCCAGCGCGCGGATGTGCGAGGGAAACAGCTCCGCCTTCACCACCGCGTTGATCGAGGTGTAGCCGGTGACGATGATCAGCGCCGCCATCACCAGCAGCCCCGCAGTGAACACGTCCTTGGTCTGCTCCAGCGCGCTGAAAATCGGGTAGGTGAACAACACACCCGCCACGCCGAACGCGACCATCAGCGGCTTGCGCCCGATCCGGTCCGAAAGCGCGCCGGCGATCGGCTGCAGGCACATGAACACGAACAATGTGACGCCGTTGATCTGGCTCGCCGCCTCCTTCGAGAAGCCGGACGTGTTCACCAGGAACTTCTGCATGTAGATCGAATAGGCGTAGAAGGCGAGCGTACCGCCGGCGGTCAGCAGCATCACCAGCGCCGTCTCACGCGGGTGATGGCGCACCAGCTGGAGGAAGCCGGACTTGGGCGCGCCGGTCGCCTTGGCGTTCTTGTAGCTCTCCGTCTCGGCCAGGCCCCGGCGCAGGCGGAACACCACCAGCGCCAGCATCGCCCCGATCACGAACGGGATGCGCCATCCCCATTGCTCCAGGTCGCGCGTATCCATCACCGCCTGGAGGACCAGCAGCACCAGGATCGCGAGCAGCTGGCCCGAGATCAGCGTGACATATTGGAAGCTGGAGAAGAACCCGCGCCGGTCCTGCCCGGCCATTTCCGAGAGATAGGTGGCGCTCGCGCCATATTCGCCGCCCACCGACAGGCCCTGCATCAGCCGGGCCAGCACCAGCAGCGCCGGCGCCGCGATCCCGATCGTCTCATATCCGGGCGTGCAGGCGATGATGAGGGAGCCCAGGCACATCAGCGTGACCGACAGTGTCAGCCCCGCCTTGCGCCCCTGCCGGTCGGCATAGATGCCCATCACCCAGGCGCCGATCGGCCGCATCACGAAGCCGACCGCGAACACCGCCGCCGCGCTCAGCAGCTGCGCCGTCTGGTCCTCGCTCGGGAAGAAGTGCGGCGCGAAATAGAGGGTGAAGGCCGAATAGACGTACCAGTCGAACCACTCGACCATGTTGCCGGTCGATCCGCCGATGATCGACTTGAGGCGCGATCCGACACCGGAGCCGGCGGAGGCCGGCGCAGGCGAGCTTGCGGAGGACATAGGCTGTGGCTTCCGTGGTCTGATGGCAGGCATCGTCCGCGAGGACGCCACCAGAACGCCGGCACCGAAGCGGACGTTCCGCTCAGGCCATCAGCTTGCGGATGAACCCGATCACGCCCGTCTGGCGGGAACGCTTCAGGCGCTCGGCCGCCAGGATCGTCTGCACCTTGCGGAAGCAGGCCTCGACGTCGTCGTTGACCAGGACATAGTCATAGCCGTCCCAGTGGCTCACCTCGGCCGCGGCGCGTGCCATGCGGGCGTCGATGATCTCGATCGCGTCGGTGTTGCGGTTGAGCAGGCGCTGGCGCAGCTCGGCCATCGACGGGGGCAGGATGAACACGCGCACCACGTCGCCGCCGGCAATCTGGAACAGCTGCTGTGCGCCCTGCCAGTCGATGTCGAACAGCACGTCCTTGCCGGCCGCAAGCATCGCCTCGACCGGCGCGCGTGGCGTGCCATAGCGCTGGCCGAACACATGCGCCCATTCCAGGAACTCATGCTCGGTCGCCATGCGCCGGAATTCTTCCAGGTCGACGAAGTGATAGTCCTTGCCCTCGACCTCGCCCGGCCGCGACGCGCGGGTTGTGGCCGACACCGACATCGACAATCCCGGCTCGTCGGCGAGCAGCTTGCGCGCGATGGTGGACTTTCCCGCCCCGGAGGGCGAGGAGAGGACAAACAACACGCCACGGCGCTTGAAGCCGTGCGGATCGGACTCTGGCGGCAGTTCCATGCGCGCTAGTGGCGCGAGGAGGAGCGATACGTCAAGGCATGGCGACCACCTTCCCTACCCGTACTCCGTCCCATTCTGCCCGCTGGTGGTGGGCGACGCTGGCCATCGTCTCGCTCGCAGCGCTGGTGCTGCTGGCGATGGGTCGCACCCCGATCTGCACCTGCGGTACGGTGAAGCTCTGGCACGGCACCGTCCAATCGGCGGAAAACAGCCAGCACCTTGCCGACTGGTACAGCCTCAGCCACGTCGTGCACGGGCTGATCTTCTATGGTCTCGGCTGGCTGGTCCTGCGCCGCCAGCCGTGGCAGCTGCGCCTGGCGTTCGCGACCCTTGTCGAGGCGGCGTGGGAAATATTGGAGAACTCACCGATCATCATCGATCGCTATCGCGCGGTGACGATCGCGCTCGGCTATGAAGGCGACAGCGTCGTCAATTCGGTCGCCGACATCGGCTGGATGGTGGTGGGACTCGCCGTTGCGCGTCGGCTGCCGCCCTGGGCGACCATTGCTCTGGGGATCGCGCTGGAGCTCGTCGCCCTCGCCGCGATCCGCGACAACCTGACGCTCAACGTCTGGATGCTGCTCGCGCCCAACGACGCGGTCCGCAGCTGGCAGGCGGGGGCCTGAACCCCCGCCGCGGCCTCTTAGTAGCCCCGACGCGCCTTGCGCCGGTCGTACGCCTTCTTGGCGGCATAGCCACCGCCCAGCACCAGGCCAAGCGGCCCCATCCGCCGCAGCGCGCCGCCAACCATATAGCCGAACGCCGCGCCCTTGACGCCGCCGCTGCCGTCGCGCCGGTCGAGCTCGCGCCCGACCAGCATCCCTACGATCCGTCCGATCACGCCGTCTTCTCCCGCTGGAACAGTTGTTCGCGCAGTTGCTCGGCGCCGCGCAGCACCGCCCAACCCACCGCATAGGTGACCACCACCGGCACCACCAGCTTCAGCACATTCGCCGTTACCGCACCGATGATCGCGCCGTCCGCGGCGCCATCGTCACCGCTCATGCTGTCGATCGCGCCGCCGATCAGCGCGCCTACCGTCGTCGTACCCATGCAAACCTCGCTTTCGTGTCGGGAGGTAAGCGCGGGAACGGCGCGAGGGTTCCGGAGGCGGCCTACTGCTCGCCCCCTCCCCGTTCGTCTCGAGTAGGGATCGAGCTTGTCGAGAGCCCGTATCGAGAGAGCCGCGCGCGCTGCCCTCTCGATACGCCGTCTCGACAAGCTCGACGGCTACTCGAGGCAAACGGAGTAGAGAAAATGCAGGTCCTACCCGGCCCTTACCGCCCGACCATCGTCTCCGGCTTCACATACTGGTCGAACGTCGCCTCATCGACCAGCCCCAGCGCCAGCCCGCTTTCCTTGAGCGTCAGCCCCTTCTCGTGCGCGTTCTTGGCGATCTTGGCCGCGTTGTCGTACCCGATCACCGGTGCCAGCGCGGTCACCAGCATCAGCGAGCGGCCGACTAGGTCGGCGATCTGCTGCTCGTTCGCCACCGTCCCGTCGACGCACCGCTCGGCGAAACTCGTCATGCCGGTGGCGAGCAGGTGGATCGATCGCAGCACGTTCGCGCCGATCAGCGGCATGAACACGTTCAGCTCGAAATGCCCCTGCATGCCGCCGACGGTCACCGCCTGGTGATTGCCGATCACCTGCGCCGCTACCATCGTCAGCGACTCGGCCTGGGTCGGGTTGACCTTGCCCGGCATGATCGAGCTGCCCGGCTCGTTGGCCGGCAGCGACAGCTCGCCCAGCCCCGAACGCGGGCCAGAGCCCAGGAAGCGGATGTCGTTGGCGATCTTGTTGAGCGCCACCGCCAGCGTGTTGAGCGCGCCCGAGAAGAAGACGAGTCCGTCCTTGGCCGCCAGCTGCTCGAACTTGTTGGGCGCGCTTTCGAACTGCGTGCCGGCGATGTCGCTGATCGCCGCCGTCATGTCCTCGGCCCAGCCCTCGGGCGCGTTCAATCCGGTGCCGACGGCAGTGCCGCCGATCGCGAGCTTGCGGATGTTGCCGTTGAGCGCACCCTCGATCCGCGCCTTGCAGCTCACCAGCTGCGCGGCATAGCCCGAGAACTCCTGCCCCAGCGTCAGCGGCGTCGCGTCCTGGGTGTGGGTGCGGCCGATCTTGACGATATGGTCCCAGGCCTCGGCCTTGGCGGCGAGCGAGGCGGTCAGCTGGTCGAGTGCCGGCAGCAGCGCATCGCGCGTGGCGATCGCGGTGGCAACGTGCAGCGCGGTCGGGAAGCTGTCGTTGGACGACTGGCTCATGTTGACGTGGTCGTTCGGGTGGACCGGCGACTTGCCGCCGCGGGTGCCGCTCAGCACCTCGTTGGCGCGGCCGGCGATCACCTCGTTCACGTTCATGTTGGTCTGGGTGCCGCTGCCGGTCTGCCAGATCACCAACGGGAACTGGTCGTCGAGCTTGCCCGCGACGATCTCCTGCGCCGCCGCCTCGATCGCGTCGACGATCTTCGCGTCCAGGCCGTGCTTGCGGTTCACCCGCGCTGCCGCCTGCTTCACGATCGCCTGGGCATGGACGATGCCGATCGGCATGCGCTCCGTCGATCCGAACGGGAAGTTCTCGATCGATCGCTGGGTCTGGGCGCCCCAATAGGCGGTTGCGGGGACCTCGATCGCGCCGATCGAGTCGGTTTCGGTGCGCGTGCTGTCGGTGCTCATGGTCCGACAACGCTGGGAGCGGCCGGCTTGTTGCACCGGCCGCGCACCGACGGCTTACTTCTTGCGCTTGAAGTCCACGGCGACGACGTTCGACCCGTCCTCGACCGGCTTTGCCTGCGGGCCGTCGTTCTCGGCCGGATCGTGCGGCTCGGGGCCGCCGTCCGGGCCTTCGGCCGCCTGGAAGCGCAGCTCGAAATTGACCGCCGGGTCGTGGAAACCGGTGATCGCCGAGAAGGGGATGATCAGCGTCGACGGGATCTGGTTGAAGCTCAGCCCGACCGAGAATCGCGATGCATCCACCGTCAGGTCCCAGAAGCGGTGCTGGATGACGATCGTCATCTCGTCCGGGAAGCGCTCGACCAGCCGCTTGGGGATATCGACGCCGGCGGCCTGGGTCTTGAAGGTGATGTAGAAATGGTGCTCGCCCGGCAGGCCGCCGTTGGAGGCGACTTGCCCCAGCACGCGGCCGACGACGGCGCGCAGGGCATCCTGCACGATCTCGTCATAAGGGATCAGGCTGTCGGGCACTTGAGCGTTCATGCGCCTTGGGTAGCGGGGTTTCGGGTGCGGTCAAGATTCGTTGCGTTGCTTGCGCGACGGGCGGCGCTATGGGGACGATCATGCGCACTGGCACCATCACCCGCTCGACCAGCGAAACCTCGATCGAGGTGACCGTCAACCTGGACGGGACCGGCGTCTATCACGTCCAGACCGGGGTCGGCTTCTTCGACCACATGCTGGAGCAGCTGTCGCGGCATTCGCTGATCGACCTGACCGTCCGAACGAAGGGCGATCTGCACATCGATGCGCACCACACGGTCGAGGATACCGGCATTGCCATCGGCCAGGCGTTCGCCCAGGCGCTCGGCGACAAGCGCGGCATCCGCCGCTACGGCGAGGCGCTGTCGCCGATGGACGAGACGCTGACCCGAGTCGCGCTCGACATCTCCGGCCGCCCCTGGCTGGTGTGGAAGTCGCGCTTCACCCAGGCGCAGCTCGGCACGATGGATACCGAGATGTTCGAGCATTTCTGCCACAGCTTCGCGCAGGCGGCCGGCATCACGCTCCACGTCGAGACGCTCTACGGCACCAACAACCACCACATCGCCGAAAGCATCTTCAAGGGGCTCGCGCGCGCGCTTCGCACCGCGACCGAGATCGACCCGCGCAAGGCCGATGCCGTGCCGTCGACCAAGGGTGTCCTGTGAGCGTCGCCCGCCCCAACCAGCCGCTCAGCCTCGCGCTGCTCACCTATGTAAAGCCGATCGCGGAGATCGACGCGCTGCGCCCGCGCCACCTGGAGTGGATCAGCGCGCGTATCGACGCGGGCGAGGTGCTGCTTGCCGGCCGCCGCGCGTCGGCGACGGGCGGCGTGATGCTGTACCGGGGTGAGGCGGAGGCCGTGGAGGCGATCGCCCGCACCGATCCCTACATCACCGAGGGTGCCGCCACGCTGGAAGTCGTCGGCTTCACCGCCGCCATCGCGAGCGCCGAGATCGGCGCGCTGCTCGCATGACGCTGGCGCTGATCGACTATGGCGCGGGCAACCTCCACTCGGTCGCCAATGCGCTCAAAGCCGCCGGCGTCGCCGACATGGCGATCACCGCCGATGCGGAGGTGGTGCGCCGCGCCGACCGCATCGTCCTGCCGGGCGTCGGCGCCTTTCGCGCCTGCATCGACGGGCTCGCCGCCTTACCGGGCATGATCGAGGCGATGGAGGAGCGCGCGCTGCACGGCGGTGTGCCGTTCCTGGGCGTGTGCGTCGGCATGCAGCTGATGGCGAGCGAGGGCGAGGAGTTCGGCACCCACGCCGGCCTCGGCTGGCTCCCCGGCACCGTCCGCAAGCTGGAAGCGTCGCCGGAAGCACGCGTCCCGCACATGGGCTGGAACGACGTGGTGCCTCTGGGCGAGCACCCGATCGTCCATCCCGGCGAGGCCTATTTCCTGCACAGCTATGCCTTCGAGGGCGACGGCGTCCTCGCCACCACCACCCATGGGCAGCCGGTGACCGCGGCGATCGGCCGCGACAATCTGCTCGGCGTCCAGTTCCACCCCGAAAAGAGCCAGCGCTACGGCATCGCGCTGCTGGAGAGATTCCTCGCATGGCAACCGTGACCGACCGGCTGATCGTCTTCCCCGCGATCGATCTCAAGGGCGGCCAGGTCGTCCGGCTAGCCGAAGGCGACATGGACCGCGCCACCGTCTACGGCGACGATCCCGCCGCGCAGGCCCGCGCCTTTGCCGATGCCGGCGCCGACCATCTCCACGTCGTCGACCTGGACGGCGCCTTTGCCGGTGACTCGGTCAACGGCGATGCGGTCGCGAGCGTCGTGCGCGCCTTCCCCGGCCGCGTGCAGCTGGGCGGCGGCATCCGCACCCGCGCCGCGATCGACCGCTGGCTGGACCTCGGCGTCGCCCGCGTC encodes:
- a CDS encoding cellulase family glycosylhydrolase, whose amino-acid sequence is MTRFLLLAGAAFATITASLPADARDLWTPTQAKSWYGKQPWMVGANYTNRGAINQFEMWQPETFNPQQIDQELGWAQDMGMNVMRVYLHNMLWENDAAGLKQRMDQFLQIADKHKIRVLFVLFDSCWDPNPVAGPQRPPIPGVHNSGWMQAPGAARLADASQYDKLEGYVKDVVGTFANDKRVLGWDVWNEPNNEGGGGGSYKPTPNKTALVAGLLGRVFDWARSVDPTQPLTSGVWIGEHWDKAETLDAVERIQLSQSDINSFHDYNWPEQWETRAKQVLSYGRPVFCTEYMARGNGSTFDGSLPLGKKYDIAMFNWGFVDGKTQTRMPWDSWKKPYTYEEPTVWFHEVLRADGTPYRKAEVDLIKRLTTEANGTRRR
- a CDS encoding RluA family pseudouridine synthase; amino-acid sequence: MSDTPNAVRQFTVGADDDGVRLDRWFKRHLPDVSFNTVSRWARTGQLRVDGARATPGDRVAEGQQIRVPPPEPEKAPRSKAQRPPLAPEQVELAQSMVIHRDAQAIVLNKPPGLATQGGTKTHDHVDGLLDALQFDAEGRPKLVHRLDKDTSGALLLARTSRAAAFFSKHFSGRSARKTYWALVIGVPDIDDGMIDLPLAKQPGSGGEKMHVDEEAGQPARSRYRVIERVGNRAAWVELQPYTGRTHQLRVHMSAIGHPIVGDGKYGGAAAFLTGGVSRKMHLHARRIRIDHPDGGKIDVTAELPQHFAESIELLGFDMALGNALAEETPPPPSRAVEKAKAKAHAKTVRKERRGERRSRGRG
- a CDS encoding MFS transporter, whose protein sequence is MSSASSPAPASAGSGVGSRLKSIIGGSTGNMVEWFDWYVYSAFTLYFAPHFFPSEDQTAQLLSAAAVFAVGFVMRPIGAWVMGIYADRQGRKAGLTLSVTLMCLGSLIIACTPGYETIGIAAPALLVLARLMQGLSVGGEYGASATYLSEMAGQDRRGFFSSFQYVTLISGQLLAILVLLVLQAVMDTRDLEQWGWRIPFVIGAMLALVVFRLRRGLAETESYKNAKATGAPKSGFLQLVRHHPRETALVMLLTAGGTLAFYAYSIYMQKFLVNTSGFSKEAASQINGVTLFVFMCLQPIAGALSDRIGRKPLMVAFGVAGVLFTYPIFSALEQTKDVFTAGLLVMAALIIVTGYTSINAVVKAELFPSHIRALGVALPYALANTLFGGTAEYVALSFKDAGWERGFYWYVTAMIGVSLIVYLRMRDTRHRSLIQED
- a CDS encoding DUF2585 domain-containing protein → MATTFPTRTPSHSARWWWATLAIVSLAALVLLAMGRTPICTCGTVKLWHGTVQSAENSQHLADWYSLSHVVHGLIFYGLGWLVLRRQPWQLRLAFATLVEAAWEILENSPIIIDRYRAVTIALGYEGDSVVNSVADIGWMVVGLAVARRLPPWATIALGIALELVALAAIRDNLTLNVWMLLAPNDAVRSWQAGA
- a CDS encoding HAD-IA family hydrolase — its product is MTRLAVFDCDGTLVDSQANICRAMELAFGSAQLPLPDRAAIRRIVGLSLVEAVARLAPDVEPALHASVAEDYKRHFRAMRTDGGLADEPLFDGVRVAIERLLADGWLLGVATGKSDRGLALILEHHGFSDHFVTLQTADRHPSKPHPSMLELAMTEAGADPENTVMIGDTSFDIAMAAAAGVHPIGVAWGYHTVAELTAAGARHVLDHASALPALADTLCPLPVAMRA
- the fumC gene encoding class II fumarate hydratase produces the protein MSTDSTRTETDSIGAIEVPATAYWGAQTQRSIENFPFGSTERMPIGIVHAQAIVKQAAARVNRKHGLDAKIVDAIEAAAQEIVAGKLDDQFPLVIWQTGSGTQTNMNVNEVIAGRANEVLSGTRGGKSPVHPNDHVNMSQSSNDSFPTALHVATAIATRDALLPALDQLTASLAAKAEAWDHIVKIGRTHTQDATPLTLGQEFSGYAAQLVSCKARIEGALNGNIRKLAIGGTAVGTGLNAPEGWAEDMTAAISDIAGTQFESAPNKFEQLAAKDGLVFFSGALNTLAVALNKIANDIRFLGSGPRSGLGELSLPANEPGSSIMPGKVNPTQAESLTMVAAQVIGNHQAVTVGGMQGHFELNVFMPLIGANVLRSIHLLATGMTSFAERCVDGTVANEQQIADLVGRSLMLVTALAPVIGYDNAAKIAKNAHEKGLTLKESGLALGLVDEATFDQYVKPETMVGR
- the crcB gene encoding fluoride efflux transporter CrcB; translated protein: MGNLLIVMLGGAVGAGLRHLFGRAALVLFGPGWPWGTLGVNLIGGFAMGLLVAVLARGALGGETGRLLLGVGVLGGFTTFSAFSLDAALMIERGELASALAYVAASVAGAILALFAGLSLGRIAA
- the gmk gene encoding guanylate kinase, with the translated sequence MELPPESDPHGFKRRGVLFVLSSPSGAGKSTIARKLLADEPGLSMSVSATTRASRPGEVEGKDYHFVDLEEFRRMATEHEFLEWAHVFGQRYGTPRAPVEAMLAAGKDVLFDIDWQGAQQLFQIAGGDVVRVFILPPSMAELRQRLLNRNTDAIEIIDARMARAAAEVSHWDGYDYVLVNDDVEACFRKVQTILAAERLKRSRQTGVIGFIRKLMA
- a CDS encoding ATP12 family chaperone protein — protein: MKRFWKTVTIEPTDAGLGIALDGRPVRTPGRVPLALPTPALAQAVADEWSAVADRLDPRAMPLTGLANAAIDRIAPDPAAFAAGLAAYGESDLLCYRAEDPEPLVARQQAAWDPVLAWARQRYDVTFAITAGVMHVVQPPATVARLAEATAARDAFALAGLSPIVTVTGSLVLALALSERAFDAETVWNAAHVDEDWQVERWGEDPLATEARLIRRRDYDAAVQFLDALR